ATGAAGATACAAGTGAGATAGGACATGAATAAATAGCTTCAGGAAAGGAGTCTCAGAAGGCACCCTTAATTGATGATATGATCCTTAATACATGCAATGCCGTTATTCTGTATCTCATTGTCTTAGGTTAGatttaaagggaacacagctcTTGAGGAAGAGTTCAGTAGATTATGCTAgagatttaaaattctaaaaggcAGTGAAAATATTTGCTCTTTCCTGGTTGAGCTTGGATCATTTACTTCTCTGTTGTCTCAAGTAAATCAGGATCAATACTGCTGatgaatatttttacacttaGCAAGATAAAAAGCTGTAGAGAGGGATAGCAATTAGACCATGATAATTAAGATCCAAGCTATTTCATCACCCATTTTGACTTTGGCATGTTTCCAAGCATAACTATAGAACCCACTGGCACCTTCTTAGAAAGGCAAAGGGAGAATATTGAAGTCAGAAATCCACAGGAGACTCCACAGTGGCAGAACCAAAGAGCTGTTTTCCCAGTTGCAATATGGAAAGCATAATTTTCCATCATCACACAATAAGATTGGTTAACATTTTTCACCCTTGACCTGTTGGTTCCAAGAAGCTAAATTGTTTTCCATCAAGCTCTGGGGCCTGAGCCAACCTCATCTTTTATACTCAAGCAGCTAAGCATTGTTCGAGCACTTTGATAGATTAATGAAAACCATTTTATCAGGAACAAAAGTTTGGTTATATAGTAGGGGCTTCCAGCATATGATGTGGCCATCTCAACCACCTCTTTTCCTGAACAGAACTCCAATGGTTCTCCAAGGAATTGGGACCATTCTGCCTAGTATTTCACCACTAGTTGTATCAGCAAACAGCCAGGTGTCTTTAGAGTTTAAGAGGAGAATAGTGATCATAAACCCAGCTCCTTACAGTCCTTGCAGTTCAATAATATGGCTCTTTCCAAGCAAGATATACTCCACACTCAAAGGTTTATTAAATTCCTATAATCAGAACTTTCCTTCCATCAACTATACAGAAGAAGTCTTACTATTATCTCAGAGCAAATGGTGAGCAACTGAGAAACAAATGTTCTTTTGTGGCATTTTAGCTGGCTTTTCCAGACCCTTTTTTCAATGAggaaaatgaacaatttaaatTTGCCGAAAAATACAACAGAGGCATTCAAAGTGCTGAAAGGAGCTTGACACCACTTTGATCAGCATGAATTTGGCATTCCTTTATGTCAGGGTGATATTTTGtcttatctttccttcctctttctttcttatactCCCCAACTCTATCCATCTGTCTTTCTGGAATTTATTAAAACTATAAGCCtctgagggggaaggggaaagatgaaggaaaagacTGGAGGAAGAGAATCAAGGAGTCATTCCTTAATTCTAAAATTTCCAAGATCAAAGAGGTCTTTTATAAAACAATGGACACTCCCATGTTCTCCCCTGGGCATTTTATTTCACCTAAATGAAGGCTTGATTACTTGGGTCATGGATCCATTGGgttctattttaaaattagaagcaTCCTCACTCGTTCTGAAAAAGAATGGAGAATGAGGCAAATGGTCTACCTATCATGCCAAGGAACCCTCACAAATATCATAATGGAGTTTCTTGATCCAGATTATGGGTCTTTCTCACAGGATGGAAGCAGCTCCCAGTGGCCCTCTTTCAGGTAGCATACACAATTCCCCAGAAAACACATGGTTCCAATAGTCAGCTGATCAATGGGTGGAATCTCCCCAGGACACTTTGAACAGCGATGTTCTTCCAGGGCCCCTGCTTCTCAACAAGAGGTAAGAAACTCTAAAGGAAACCATCATCACCTCCACCCCAAGCCCTGAGGTAACAAAGAAAAGGCCGGTAGGCTTGGGCAAAGATGAAGATCATCAGGCACAATGGTTGAAAAAACAGTTATCAATAGTGTGTCATCAGTGCAAATGAAAACCAGGAGCCAGGAGGCCAGGGTGCTATTATTGACCACAAGCAAGATGGAGTGAGTCCTGCCCCAGATACTGGGGCCAAGTTGCTTTTGCTCAGTGCTTGGCATCCTCCCTTAAAAACTTAGCTAAAGAAAACAAGAGAGCGCCTTTTCTAGCACCTAGtctcattttgttgttttgttgtttatttgtttgtttttgcttttgcttttcctcATGGCTGTTGCTCTGCTGTTCCAAGCATAGGACCTTTTTGTATGGGAGAGCTGGGACTTTGTAGCTCCCCCCTCTCAAGTCAGAAGGCATGCAAAGCAAAGCAAACTTGTATGGGTGCTTGATCAGCCTCCTTAACTGGGCCATTTTACGAATGGGAGATTGCAGAGCCTGTGAAAGTGCTCTGGATAAAGAACTTCAGAGATGCAAGTTTTACATGGAATCCTCAGTcaattttagggggaaaaagtcTCGGGAAAAGCTGGCTGGGTCTTACAGATCATGACCCCCATTTCTGAAAGACAACTACTTTCTTCATAAGTTAACTGGGCCAAGAAAGGCCTCAGACAGAGCACGCATACCATCAGAGCTCCAAAAGTTGCTCAGTCACTGGAAGGCAGATACAAGGTCAACAGTAAGTGCCAGTTGGGCTGTTTCTTTCTTTACCAGAGGCAGCCTTGTGTGGGAGGTTAGAGCAAGCTTACAAAAACGCCGAGGATAAATAGCAGAGCATATTGTGGGGGGAAGGGGTCCATTTCTCCAGGGCAGCAATGGGcaactagtttttctttttttgagcggcctttcttttcttctctctcttcttttttcctatcttttcttttttccccactcttGTTTGTCTGCGCCCCCTTAGATAAAATCAGTAGAACCATTAATAATGTTGAAATGAACAGTTGTTTGACTTAATCTGTGCAAATTTAGCATTGCCTTATAAATCAGTTCATTCCCCTTTTCACATTCTCAGGACTGTAGGTTCCCtcccccaaattttccccttttaaaaatgcatttaagcATTTACTACATTATGAATTCATATAATAAAGCATAGTCTTAAGTAAATTTCAAGTGAACTTCTAGAAGTCCCCGAAATTGTAATCAATAAGATGTAGCCATATTTGGCAATTTGCACAATTTTCACTGACCCTTAGGTCCCAAGGGCCTTAGCAAGGCACCTATTGACTACTATTAAAAATCCATGTCAAAATTAAGCCCTCCTAAAGAGGAAAAGGCCATACAtccctttttgtttcttctccaaACCTCCAATTATCTTATTCAAAGGTCACAGAaatgattctgcttattttaaaGCAAATCTAAACATTGGAGATAGTGATGAATGAACTACAATCTAAAACTAAGATCTCCAATATCCAATGACTCTTCAGTATCTTAGTGGGCATTGCATCCAATGTTTATAGATCAAAACCCACTTAAACTTCTCTATTCTGTGAGACTTTTCCACATGTTCACCTGACATCCCAAGGGAACCAAGCAGACCACATAAGCAGCTTATCTTTCATTCTAGAGATTTAACTACCCcagtctttttttaattaatcctcATCCTTTTTTAGTTGCTGATTTAAATTTTGCTTATAACTCACAAAGCAAAGTTTTGATCAACACCCAGAAGAGGACAAGGATTCCATTTTTCCCTCTGTCTTCCTTACTTGCtgcttgaattctttttttgttatgaCTGGGACTGTTCTGGACAACAAGTTAGGGGGTTAGGAAGATTTAGAAGAGTGACTGGTCAAGggactataaaattaaaatgatatgaGCTTAATGGTATTTAATGATTTATATAGTAAATGGCTTCTTTGCATAGTTCAATATTATGTCAATATCAGATCATTGGATATTACATGGGGATGTTATGGATACTAAGGAAGAGAAGTTAAGATAAGCAAAATTAGTGAGCTAGATATAATCTCATTGGTTTCATTAATGAGAAGAAAGGGgcaaaaattccattaaaaaatccTGCCCTTTTTCTTGTGATCCAATTAAAAATTGAACTAGTCTGAATTAGTAAGACCATTTGAAAGAAGGCTTTTTAAGGCACTTGAGCAATAAGTTGAAGCAATTTACAAGAGCCccatctatatttaaaaaaaaactcatgaatTTTATTCCATATAAACAAATTCCCACATACAGGATGTTTTCTTGTACCATGAAACAATTAGCCATTTTATTGCTAGTGCATATAATGTCACATTTGATACAATTTCAATACAAGTGAAAAAATATAGTATGGCTGATTGAGATTGATAAGCTACATTATTaacatcatatatataatatatatattttttttacaaattttgtcAGTAGTTGGGTGTGATATAGAAGCTTAAACTACTGACATTTATATGGCTCCAATTCAAATATATGAATTGCTCAATGAACTATAAATATATTCTGAAATACATTTGTTTTCtgaagaaaagttgaaaaaaaaacccaaaaaacaaaaaaaaatataaccgtgcacaaaaatatattgaaatcatGTCTTGCCAAAAGCTATAGCTACCGCCTGTACCATATGCATATAGCATTCATCCATGGAAATTTTATTGCTCTCAACATTTCTGATTGGAACATAGACCCCATGTTGAGGCTGCTTAATGATCTAGGGTATAGTCAGTAAATGTTCTTCTGGTTTCAGAAATCTCAGAAGTTGTATGGCCCTGCATGGGCGAGCTGGCCTTTGCATAGAGCCAATTTCAGCACCAAATACCTAAAAACTGCTGAACTTAAAAACTCTATTAAATTTGGCCaacattcttttctgtttccaggAAAATAAGGATATGGATCTGGTAGCTCTGAGGCATGGGCTAACTCCATTGTCCCAAAATGGAGCACATGGGGTGTTTTTAAACATTGTAAAACACAATAAGCCTAGGGTGAGCTGAGAACCTGAAAGGGGAGGGTTCCTGGAGAGAACTGGTAGTAGCCAAATGAAGGTGAGCTTATACCTCTCTACTACCACAGCTCTTAGGGTCAAATCTCCAGTATGGAAAAGACAAGTAGAAGCAAAATTAAAGCATGGCTTTTGGACCAGGAATGGGGAAGAGATAGGAGAAGATGCTGGGTACACAGCTGCTGGTGAAGGAATGGCTAGTGCTGAAGGCACAGCAGTTTGTATCACTGAATTGAAGAATATTGGGAGCATTTCCaattctgtttgtttctctcCAGGGAAGCTGGAGATTACTCTTGGTTTTGAAAAGATCTATTATCTGAATTTCACCTCAGACTCATTTTCAGCATCTCAGATTAGTAGGAGAGTCATTTAGAAATCCAAGGTAGGGAAAATATGACTCTCTTTTGTCACTGGGACATCACTGATTTTGTACAACATTCAACAGGGTGTCCCAATGACCCAATCAGAGCAATACAAACTACCTTGTTTTACACTGATGGGATTCCAGATTGTCCAACAAATTAGAGAATCCCCTTTCCCCTCGTCCTTTTGGGGGTAGAGAATGGAGTTTGGTTCAACTATCAGCTTCCatttgataggtttttttttcttttttaaaatattgactgAATTTGCCCACTATTAAGCTGACTGTGCACCCAGGctcacaaaagaagaaaagaaagctacAGAGTGAGTTGGATAATAGATTTTGAAGTAatcatggattaaaaaaaaaaagtaaaaataaagaaagcatgGCTGGTAAGAAATGCTATTTTGTAAAGATGATGAATCTAGAAAAACCCCAGTTATAGAGATCTGACTCGCAAGAGCAGAGTCAGATCTGTCTATTATTCTCTGTTACAATAATGTACTGGTATACTATGGACTGCTTACTTGTGTAcatatttgataaactcccaagcTTTCCACAGCTTTGTGCCTTATCCCATATAAACATTTCAGTCCTTCTGAATAAGGACCCCTGCCCCACCCAAATCGTTACCCTTTACATTGGTAAACTGTGTTTGCACTTCCCAGCTTCGCTTAGCTGAAAGTCCTTTTGTCACTGTCTTGCTTACTTGTTGAAAGCTTTCTCCAGGTATTCTTGAATCCATTTTAATTTAGGATCAATGCATACTTGTCTGCTGCTACTCTTCAGCCTTGCCCTGCCAAAAGATAAAACCCaccagagagaaaatagatttttgtcaattaaaaacaaatttaaaaggataaagataaaaaagacaaatgatgACATTGAAGACAGAACTATTTCTTCAGAGTAagcacttcagagttgtttttaaagCACAGATATTAActttaaaagtccttttttttttctctatgaacCCAATTCACTTATCCTCATATATGCTCAGTGATGGCATCCTCCTTGGATGATAAAGAGACACCTCTGGGGCACTGGAGTGGCTAGCACAATACAGCAGAAAAATCCCTGACACTGCACCAGAAACATTCAAAAGATTGGGGTTGGACAGACCTATACAGACAAAATCAAAATTTGGGGGAAAACTGTGACTTAAGGATTGTACTTGAGAAAACTCTCCAACAGGACCATAGACTTTATCTCAACTAGAGATGACCTGATTCCAAATCTCAcatccctctgtctttctctaagtgtgtgatttttataaatattgaaatttactgtaaaggacatatgaagaaagatgctctCTCAAGTTAGACAAAGAATTGAAAgacaaaagtatatataaaaacaattttatatatagatacatatttgtgtctaatggtagctatgGTAAGggtaagaagaaaaacaagaacaagggGAAAATAAATGTACACAATAATTTTGTTGTATGTTTGAAAGGAttagcaagttgtgcataatagatttgcaatttcatatgcaatcatctttttattgtattatgttatgaaaatgcttgttttattctgtaaattaagataattagaaaaaaaaagttatttgtcttGGTTTTCAATttctgtcatctataaaatgaaggatttgagaGAAATtgcttctaaattctcttctagcTCCAAATGCACAGTCCtattttcccagcccccacctaGAAGTTATTGATTCTAGGATTTTATGGCAGCATTCCCAGTTAAACACTGAAAGGCCAGGAACCCCAATGACTATCTGGGGAAAGAGTAAGAGGACATGTTGAGCACATATaccaataaactccaaagtatggGACAATTAGTTCTCTACCAGATCTGTGCCATCTTGTTGGGCTATCTGATTGCCATAAGCAAAGAGGACCCTTCAAggattttattttgcaaatggcTCATCCCGGTACCTGTTTATTATAACAGAAAGTCAGTTCAATGCATCCTACATAGGCCAATACAACTAGAAGAAAATCCCTGAGAGAATTAgaggaataaaaatgaatttttcccaAAGCTTTGGGATCTTATTCCCAAGAGTATTGGGTAAATCAAGATTTTTGGATAATTGTTAATCTAAAgttccaaaaagaaagaaagaaaaaaaaaaacaattagatgaatcaaatatggaaaggaaaataaaaagtgatCTCATAAAATCCGTATAAAATAAgcagattgttttctttttaaaccacactctatttaaaaaagaaaataagcaaactggagAATGGAAAACTGCATCAATTACAATGTTCTCCAAATCTGAAGCTTTGGGAAAAAACacatgatatttaaaaataacaaaatatattttatatggctCTTCATTAGCAAGGAAATTAACTAGATGATGGCTTTAGGAATTACCTTTTGGGCAATATGCTTTTCCCCCAAACAAAACTCAGAATTTTTGGGGGGATGCCTACTGCAAACTGAACTTCAGAAAGAATTTAGCTTttaacaaacacaaacaaaaatcccTCACAAGAAAATAGACCAGTTGTATTTAGATTGTCTCTGAGTTCATGGAAAATTATCTTAAATGACATGCTTTGGGATTTGGGAGGAAAAGTTAAGTTTTGAAAAGCATcccttttcaggtttttaaaagaattaatatcTTTTCAAGAGCAGATTTTGATTAAGATGGAACAAAGGATGACAAGGACAAAACCATAGATAccaggaaaagaatgagaatgaaagTATAGAAAATAGATTGGAAATAATAGACAACTGATTTCTGGATTTTCTTTCACAAACCAGGAACCCAAATGTTGAGGATAAAGAATGCCTTTCTGGCCACAGAGATTTTCTACAATACTCTGTTGCCACATTTACTACAGCTTCAGATTCCCTTTCTTCCTGTAATGATTTATTTTCTGGAATATCTTAGTTTTAAAACTGGgctaagagaggggaaaagaaaaagagagattgttTTCCGAAATGGAGAACATGAATGTTTAGCAGTCATATGCTATCTTCATCTCCCCTTAGTAGAACAAAATAATCTGCTACCTGAATTTAAGATGCTCATaatcattaatatattttaggGAAATATAAGCAACAAATAAATGGTTTtagttgattttatttgttttcattaaccAAAGTTTTCATTAATGATCTATTTGGGGAGTCATTGGATttagattgttttctttctcctaaactaCCAACTCCCAATTGTGTTTTATGGTGTACAATGAATCTTATATAGGTTTTGGTTGGCTCTTGAGTCACAATTCATTTAAAACTAAAACCAACCAAAATAATTCTAAGTAAAGTTCATAGATTTATACTGAATTGTAGTTTGACTCCATAAGGAAATGGGAAGAAGGGGGGAAACATCCCTTatacacttactatgtgcaaagtgttgtgttaagtgcttttttcttttgatcttgtaTTTTTTGGGTGGGGAGAGCACATAATGAACATACTAGCAATCACTGTATTTCAGGGGACCCTCCCCAAAAGTGCAGAAGCTCAGAGACAAGAGCAGTGTCTTGTTTATCAAAGTTACAAAAAGCCATCCACTAGTGTCTGGTACTCCTTCCCAGGCTACAAAGTGAAAAACAATTCCCCAGGGAACTTACACGATCTGGAGAGCACAGTTGGGTGTGTTGAGGATTTTGAGATGCTTGATGTTGGCTTTGGCTACGTTGCTCTCAGTGAATCTGCAGGGACATCTGTAACTCAGACTGACCGGTTTTCCTAGAAAGAGCAGTGAGAAAGAGGTTTTGAATTATGCTCTTAGTTCCCATTAGAAAAAGGCAGGGTCGAAAGCTGGTATGAGAGGGTAAAGAaccagaggaaggggaaaaagttgTAGCTTATAACTAgcacaaaaggaaaaggacacaaACTTCTTATTTCCAGGTGAATATTTGAGGGTCTTAACTTCAGCCTTTTCAATTTAAGGAGACAAAAGAACAGGTGGGAATTTGGAACctaaggagggagaagagatttaaaataagGAGGCACCCAATTGTCTGCCCCCCAGAGCTATTAgcaattaaataagataaaagaCTACCATCTAGGGTACTTTTCTCCTATCTTTgcctttgtaaaaattttttgcctttagggaaaatgagaaaggagatggagagagaaagcaagagagattAATTCAGAacttccaaaagaaaataaatctgtcTTTCAGGTTTCAAACTGGCATTTTCTGATTTTAACCGGAGCACCCCGTGCATCTCAAATTTTAGGATCCTAGATCTAGAAGTGGAAGGGACTTTAAGGTCATCTAGTCCTactgcttcattttacaaatgaggaaactgagtcaaaaggaGGATAAATAACTTCCTTAGTTGCAAAAAATAGTACAAAAGTATAACAATAgtaagatacaaaaaaagggatTTGACCTCAGTTTCATGAAAGTGTTAATTTCAGAGGAAAGAGTTTACACATGAGTAATCTTCAATTCTTTGAATTCCAGTAAAAGCCAACAGCTTTGGTGTTTTCTTGAGCATCATGCCCTAGGTTCTAGGACCTCTGGCTCAAAGCCAGATGTGGTGCTCTTACTTCAGCAGAAACCCAAATAACTCACTAACCTCCTGGATTCTCTTATTATGTCCATTTGACAATTTACCAATCTACAAAATACTATAATTGGCATTCATTAGTGCAAATTAGCAAGGGGCTTCTGTGATAGCCACTCATCCCCAGTGTCTATAAGTGGAAGGCCCTGGAGGAGCTAGAAATTTGTGggtttccctcctcccttcagaTTTTCATCCAAATGTTCCTTAATACTCCAGGGTTTTTATGTTCTTGGATTCTTTCATCAGGGATTAGACCAGCATCTGACATTATTTACTTTGCAAGtccaaaaaaaagtttgcatGTTTAAGGAATTGCAAAAGGCTCGGAGAGAATATTTCAAATCCAGCATCTTCAGAAGGAGTGGGTTAGGCTCGAAGCTGCAGTTAGTATCTGCAGCCTTTGGGGATGGGGTGCTGGGTATTTGTTCCATTCTTTCCAAAGCTTAGTGTTGTTCGTTTTGATTGATTATCTAATTTGGAGAGAatagtttatttcattttcaaccTTTGCATTAAACAGAACATGCTATTCTCCAAGGTCAGATAAGCCCTGACCAATaaccaagaaaaggaaaactagtTTTTAGGCCCGGGCCATTCTGTTTTCAGTTGAGATGAGAGCAGTATGCAAGGGATAGTCCTCTGAATGCATTTGTCCTGAAAGTTATTTCCAGTCTTGCAGTTTCCAGGGCCCCTCTTAGGTCATATGCAAAATGGGAAGTccgggggggggagggaaggtattttttataaaatcacaTGACAGATTTGGAAGTGGAAGGGACATACACAAGATCCAtgagtccaattcttattttatagattaggaaactaggtgaaatgacttattcagtgtcataaaaATAAGTACCTAAGGCAGGTTTCACATTCAGCTCCAGATTCAATGCTTTATTCTCTTTACATAGTTGTTTCTCAGAAAACAT
The DNA window shown above is from Sminthopsis crassicaudata isolate SCR6 chromosome 2, ASM4859323v1, whole genome shotgun sequence and carries:
- the CXCL12 gene encoding stromal cell-derived factor 1 isoform X2, whose product is MDVKVVALMTLLVAILALSEGKPVSLSYRCPCRFTESNVAKANIKHLKILNTPNCALQIVARLKSSSRQVCIDPKLKWIQEYLEKAFNKGRRQTRVGKKEKIGKKKREKKRKAAQKKKN
- the CXCL12 gene encoding stromal cell-derived factor 1 isoform X1 encodes the protein MDVKVVALMTLLVAILALSEGKPVSLSYRCPCRFTESNVAKANIKHLKILNTPNCALQIVARLKSSSRQVCIDPKLKWIQEYLEKAFNKRFKM